In the Caloenas nicobarica isolate bCalNic1 chromosome 10, bCalNic1.hap1, whole genome shotgun sequence genome, CTGCCCGGGCCCGTCCCgctgcccggggccgccccgccatGGCGGCGGAGGGGGCGGCGGTGCGGGTGGCGGTGCGGGTGCGGCCGCTGCTGCCCCGGGAGGCGCTGCGGGGACACCGGCCCTGCCTGCGGGGCGACGCCGCCACCGGCGAGGTGGCGCTGGGCCGCCGCCGCTTCCGCTTCGCCGCCGTGCTGCCCGAGGCGGCGGGGCAGGCGGCTGTGTACCGGGCCTGCGTGCAGCCGCTGCTGCGGGCCTTCTTCCGCGGCATCAACGCCACTGTCTTCGCCTACGGGCAGACCGGCTCCGGCAAGACCTACACCATCGGGGAGGCCAGCGTCGGTGAGTCGCGGCACCGTGCCCGCCTGCATCCCGGTCCCGCCTGCATCCCAgtcccaccagcatcccagTCCCACCAGCATCCTGCCTGCATCCCGGTCCCGCCTGCATCCCGGTCCCACCAGCATCCCGTCTGCATCCCAGTCCCACCAGCATCCCGCCTGCATCCCAGTCCCACCAGCATCCCACCTGCGTCCCAGTCCCACCAGCATCCCGTCTGCGTCCCGGTCCCACTAGCATTCCAGTCCCACCAGCATCCCGCCAGCATCCCAGTCCCACCAGCATCCCGCCTGCATCCCAgtcccaccagcatcccagTCCCACCAGCATCCCGCCTGCATCCCAGTCCCACCAGCATCCCGCCTGCATCCCAGTCCCACCAGCATCCCACCAGCATCCCAGTCCCACCAGCATCCCACCTGCATCCCAGTCCCACTAGCATCCCGGTCCCACCAGCATCCCGGTCCCACCAGCATCCCATCTGCGTCCCGGTCCCACTAGCATCCCAgtcccaccagcatcccagTCCCACCAGCATCCCGCCTGCATCCCAGTCCCGCCAGCATCCCACCAGCATCCCAGTCCCACCAGCATCCCGTCTGCATCCCAGTCCCACCAGCATCCCACCAGCATCCCACCAGCATCCCCCCTGCATCCCAgtcccaccagcatcccccCTGCATCCCAGTCCCACCAGCATCCTGTCTGCATCCCAGTCCCACCTGCATCCCAGTCCCACCAGCATTCCACCAACATCCCTGTCCCATCAGCATCTCCaccctcctctgctctccccagcaACCCACCACTGCCACATCACCATATCCTTCCATTTCATGCCACCACCGCCACCATCCCAGCCATCACTTCCAACCCACCAGCCTCACCAATGCTGCCATCCGCACCCATCTCACCAGCTTTGCTCTCTCCATCCAAACCCACCAACATCACCATCTCCATCACTTCCAACATCACCATCCCAAATGCTCCTTCTACCTTGCCCTCCCTCTTGACCCTGCCAGCCCCCATAGCCCAACCCAACCACCACCCACCTCCATCCTGCCCACCCCAACAGCTTCTCCTCCCACCACCCACACTGCTGTAACCAGCGCCCTATGGACAACACCTTCTTTGAGATCACAGTGTGTAGGTTTTCTTCTCTGCCACTGCAGAGAAGACCTGCAGAGACCATGGCTGTTCTGGAGGTGGTGGTGATCTTCCTAGGGCACCACTGCCTTCACCTGGCTGGAATCTATCAGCTTTGTCCTGAAATATGCCCTAAGGAGAGGGGGAACTGTGTGGGGGTATTCGTGTTAGTTTGTTTAtgtgaaggagagaaggaaagaggaaaccTTTCCCTAGCGTAAGTGCTGGTTTAGTGGTATTGTTGGTATCTTACCAGGATGTACTGTAAATGTTTTGGTCAGCCTTAGTTAATTGCACAATTTGTAAACACTAAATTGTTTCCATACTTTCAGTTTAcctctgttttcagtttccCAGTTCAGACTGTCATTACATCACATTTGGAGGTTGCCTTTTTACGTGACTGTTggacacaaaagcaaaaccatttaCAATTCAGACAGCAGAGTGCTGTGGCCAGATACAAGCAGGCTGCAAGCtcgaaacaaacaaacaaacaaaaaccccaccacacacaaaaaccccacaacttctcagagctgggagaggttgtggagtcatGCTGGCTTCGAAGGACAGTGTGGTGTAGCTGCAGGTGTGCTGTTTGCTACCTGCTGAAATGCTAAcatgctttttccttcttgaggaAGGACTGGaaacaagcagcactgctggaaTCCAGCACAGGAGTGGGATAGGATTTGCTTAGAAACACTCACGGGGATGTTTAATCCAGGCTGTGAGGGCTGAGCGGTGGGAGGGCTGTGAGGCTGCTCCTGTCCAGCTGACGTGTGCTCGGGCAGGCTCCTGCCCACGGCTCTGGCCCCGGCCAGCAAGGGCACCCTGGGCATTCGCTGTCCCCCATGACCGCATGCATCTCTCTGGCAGCTTCCATCAATGAAGACGAGCAGGGCATCATCCCGCGAGCCATGGCTGAGACCTTCAGGCTCATCGATGAGAATGACCTGATCGACTACATGGTCCGAGTGTCCTATCTGGAGGTGTACAAGGAGGAGTTTCGGGACCTACTGCAGGTGGATACAGCCAGCAAAGACATCCAGATCCGTGAGGATGACAAGGGGAACGTTGGTATGTGTGGCTTCTCACGAGCACCCTTTTCACCCCACGCCTAAGGCCAGTGTTGGGTTATCTGTCCCTGAAGGCAGAGCCAGGTcttctccctccatccctcccctgCAGCAGGTTGCTGTGCTTAGTCCTGCTCAGTGTTGAAAAGCTGGTCTGTATGGGCAGGGTGATGGCACCAGGCTGTGCAGAGTATCTGCATCCTTGGGCATAGCCACATCTCTGTTTGCTGTTGCAGTGCTCTGCGGTGTGAAGGAGGCAGAAGTAGAAGGGCTGGACGAGGTGCTGAGCCTGCTGGAGATGGGGAACACTGCCAAGCACACGGGAGCGACCCACGTCAACAGGCAGTCGAGCCGCTCGCACACCATCTTCACGGTGACCATGGAACagcggcgcggggccggccgCCTGCTCCTCCACTACCCCCCTGCCTCCGTCCCCGCCTCGGGCCAGGTCCTGGTTTCCAAGTTTCACTTTGTGGATCTGGCAGGCTCGGAGCGAATTGTGAAGACAGGAAACACAGGGGAGAGGCTGAAGGAGAGTATTCAGATCAACAGTGGCCTCCTGGCCTTGGGCAACGTCATCAGTGCTTTGGGAGACCCTCGCAGGAAGAGCAGCCACATTCCCTACAGGGACTCCAAAATCACCAGGTACAGCTGGGACCGGGTCCCCCATGCTCCACACATCTTACAGGCTCTTGGCCTAGCAGGAGGGAGGTGATGCTTCTCCCTGCTTTTCTCATGTCCAGCCTGCCAGGTTGGGTGGTGGCAAAGTCCCCAGGCTAGCTGAGAGGAGCTTGCAGGGCCACTTGTCCCTTCTGCATTCATACCAGGGCTCTCAGACTGATGGCTTCACAGTACAGAGCCAGGTGACCTGCGGTGCCTCAGAGCAATTTACAGGTCTGTCCTCCCTGCAGGTTTTCATGTTGGGAAGCCTTAGGAGCAATGAGGCCAGGATAGAAATGCCAGACTAGCTCATCACGGTGCTGCAGAAGACAAGGCTTGCACAAGTCATGCTGCTGAAGCCGAGATGGGTTGTCGGTGTGGGTTATCCTGCCCCTTCCTGCCTGGCAGTGAATAAGAAAGGCTCCTAGTAGGCTTGTTTGGTGGTCTGCAGTTAGTTTTTAGCTTGAGCAGGTGGTCTTTGCAATCTCCAACAGGTTCCCTTGTAGCGTGTGCCTAGCGGTGATCGCAGAGTTGGAGAGCTCCCAGCCTCAGGAATTATGCAGACAGAAACTTGCCACAGTCCGAACTGTTATTCCTCTGCATAATCATTCTGCTCACTTTATTGGTGCTGAGCTGCCCGCAGAGTGAGAATATCCTTTTCCTTGGGCTTAAATTCTGAAAAGGGTTGGAAACTTTCTGGTTCCTATATTGTATTATATTGTATTTCAGCTATTTGAATTGCTGTGCTCTTCCGTAGGATCCTGAAAGACTCTCTGGGGGGGAATGCCCAGACTGTGATGATAGCCTGTGTCAGCCCATCCTCCGCTGACTTCGATGAAAGCCTCAATACTCTGAACTACGCCAGCCGGGCTCAAAACATCCAGAACAAAGCTGTGGTGAACTGCCGCAAGGAGACAGAGCACATCGAAGATCTTCACCGTCAGATAAAGAACCTGCAGAAGGCGCTGGAACAGCGGCACCGCTCCGAGACCCGTATCATCAACCGCGCGGCCACCGCCAAACGCTGCGCGCCCGACCCCACGGCTCGGCTGCTGGCCGAGTGCGCGCATTACCGGACCTGCACCGACACCGCGTACCGACTGCTgatggagctgcaggaggacagtAACCTGACGGTGGAGCAGATCCTGCGGGTTAAGGAGTGGTTGTGTGCAGTGGAGAGCGAGAGGAGCGAGCTGACCTCAGCTGGGCTGGATAGCGGCATCGAGAGCACCTCGGCAGAAGACCAGAGCCCTGAAGCACAAGGCTCCAAGCTGGCAAAAGCCCAGGTAAGGGTTGGGGTGGTTTAGCTCCAAGATGGGGTTCATCTGGTGGTCACTGAATACAGCGGCCTCAGTACAGCCCAGTGGAAGGGTcaggagaggagaagcagcCTGGCCAAGAGGCAGTAGGGAGGCAGAATGTCATGGTCCTcggagcaggcagggagagctGGATTCAGCTGTAGCAGAGAGATTTCATTCACAGGAAAAATCTGGGTCTCCAGACCTGCTGTGCCCCTGCGGAGTCCAGcatgggaagagaaaaacaaaggtgAATGCTGATGCTGCCCCTCttgtgttttggggggcaggTGAACAGCGAGAAGGGGTGTGAGTCCATCAAAGATGAGCAGGTGGCCAAACTGCAGAGGCAAGTGGAGCGCCTGGAGGAAGAGAACCGGGATTTCTTGGCTGCCCTGGAAGATGCCATGGAGCAGTACAAGCTGCAGGTATTTCTGGGCTCTGTTCTCTTTGTAGGGACCTGCCCCactcctccctttcctccccaggaAAGCACAGCCCAGCTTTCAGGTTCCGCTGCAGCAGGTCCAGGATCTACATgtacaaaaccacatttttcttgTTGCCTCCTAGAGTGACAAGCTACAGGAACAGCAGGATCAGATCTCAGAGCTGCACGTGCGCTTGGAGATGGCAATGCCAAACCTGTGTGTGCCAGAACTGCTGGAAAACCTTCACCTGGTGACTGCTGGCCAGAGACCTCACACGGCCCCACTGGATGCTGCCCCATCCCACAGCCTCAGCGGGGCTCCCTCAGGGCTGCTTCCCACAGAGCAGGGTGGAAAAGCCCTTTGCAAGAAGGTGAGGGTGCAGGTCTGTGCCATTGAGGAGTTGCTGCCTTTTCAGATGCTCTCCACCACAGgaactgcttttttcccctgactCTGAATGTGAACCTTGCCAGAGGCGTAGTCTAGAGGACTGTGCTCAGTGTTCACATCCAAAGAAATTCACAACTCTGGCAAAAACAGCCCAGCTTCAAAACTGAAGCTTTTACTTGGTTGTTACAGGCAGGTCTCAGATTTGATCAGCTTCTGAGCAGCAGAAGGCGAGAGGGCAGGCAGCTGGGTCTAGCAACACACCATTCCTCCTGAAAACACGTTCAACTCCattgtgttgcttttctttgtgtctAGCAGTCGTAGCCAGCTGCTTTTCCTACCACCCGCTCTCACACAGCGTGTTCCCTCTCTTTTTGAttctctgccccagcagctcGACAGCAACCCCTCCTTCCAGGAGGAGGACCCAGCCAGCTGGCACCCAAAACACACGCAGTGCCCGACGGGCAATCCAGAGATAAAAGACGCAGTGCTGAGGAGGGAGCTCAGCCAGGACCCGGAGAAGCCGGCAGAGCTGTCCtcgggagaggaggaggagtgggaACAGAAACGGTCCCTGTCCCAGCGCCGGTGAGTTGAGACTGTCCCAGCACTGTGCGGTGCCCTCGCAGTCGTGTGACCCATCCCTCACATAGGATGTAGAAGCAAACACTGCCTCTGGGGTCAGTAATTCTGCCAAGACAGCTGCCTGCTTGCTGGGGAGCTAATTACCTTCTTTCCTGACCACAGCTACTGTTTCTGTCTCCTTCTGAATCTTGTGGATCTTACTGGGAACAGCTCTGGCAGTACCCAGACCCTACTAATTCATTTGCTGCTCCTTCTAGAAACGGGATCCGAAGCTGGAGCAAGAAGGAGATCTGCAAGTTGAGCGAGGAGCCGAGTGGAGGCAATGCCCACTCAGttcaggaggagcagctggaccTGTCAAAAGGCAAGTGCCAGCTGTAGGTTATTGGACAGTCTTCCTAGGGCTGGTGGTGCTTCGTTGGGTACTGTTGATAGGAAGGCAGCATGTCTCACCCGGATGAGCCCAGAGGACAAAAATGGAGCAGATGACAGTctagcagctgcttttcttaaGGAGAAACTTGAACTGCTGGGGCTCAGGCAAGAGCTGTGTGTTTTGGTGAAAGCTGCGGGTGACTCCCAGCAATGCTGTGCCAGATCTTGGCTACAGATCGGATTGTTCTTCTGTCAACTGGCTGCTAAGACAAGACCTTCCTCACCCGGGAATCTGTGTTGCAGAGGTCTGCAGGAGGCGGGAGCGCCTGCCAGGGAAGGATTCTGAGTGGAGGCTGGTGCAAGCGCAGCAGAAGATCCGAGAGCTGGCAATCAACATCCGCATGAAGGAGGAGCTGATCACGGAGCTCATTAAGACaggtgcagagctgctggcaggaaTGTGCACCCATTCCCCGTGAAATCTCCTAATTGGGGTGCTTCATCTCTACTCCCATCCTCACCTTCCATGTCTGCATTGCTTGTGCTCAATCCCTTCTTCTGTAGGCAGCAGAGCCCTGTGTCTCCATCCCTCCAACTGAGACCCTTCCCATtggtttctcccttccctggaGTAGCTGAAGGAAGGGGAGCATTCAATAGCCAAAAATAgttggggagagagagaggaaagatcCATCGCTTGGCAGGATCCTGCCTGTGAGGGAAGGGGGCCTGGAGGTCACAGCAGAGGGGGGATGTGTTGCAGGCAAGGACGCGCAGGCTCTGAACAGGCAGTACTGCCAGAAGATCAGTGATCtggagcaggaggcagagcaggTGCGGGCAGAGCTGAGCGACAGCCAGAAGCAGCtccaggagctggagaacaaaGAGCCGTGGGACCCCGGGGAGAAGCGCAAGCTGCAGGAGTACCGCACGCGTGTGGCCGCCGCACAGAACAAGGCACAGGTGAGTGGGAAGGGCTCTGTCTGCGCAGGGAggtgggcaggggcagagctggggacatcTCTGCAAAGGACACCGAGCCCAAGGGCAGCTTTTGCCCTCTGGCAGGTTCTGTGCAAGAAGAAGCAGGCAACGGAGAGGCTGGTGTCACTCTCAGCCCAGAGCGAGAAGCGAGtgcaggagctggagaggaACATTCAGCTGATGCGGCGGCAGCAGGGTCAGCTGCAGCGCCGGCTGCGGGAGGAGAGCGAGCAGAAACGGCGGCTGGAGACGGAGGTGAATAAGAGGCAGCACCAAGTCAAGGTAGGAACAGGCAGGAGCAGTTGTGCTACCACCGTATTTGTGAGGACGATGATGGGTGggctctgcaggctgctgggCAGATGGGTAGCTCTGATGGGGTCTGTGATTGTCTTGGAGAGcatggggatggagagaggatttttttttaggagtaTCCAAAGAGCTAGCAGAGAACAGAACCTGCCTCTCAAGGCTCACAGCTACTCCTTCCCTTACAGGAACTGGAACTGAAGCACGAGCAGCACCAGAAAATCCTGCGCATCAAAACAGAGGAAATAGCAGCTTTCCAGAGGAAGCGGCGGAGTGGCAGCAACGGCTCTGTGatcagcctggagcagcagcaggtacagGCAGAGCAAACCTGCCACTTCCTTCCATTTCCAAGGGGATGGCTGTGGCAGAATGCTGGTTGATgggggggaagcaggggcttTAACTTGAGGTGGGAGATGCCCTTGAGGACAGTCCAGAATGTCACTTGTGTCTAGTAGCAGAGGACTTAGATCTTACATTACCCCAAGGACCAGGATTCTCTTCTAAATACTAGCATTGGTAGAGAAGCTGTGAAATCTTGTCTATTAGCAGAAGGGTGGTGAGAGATGCAGCCCCCAAGGATTCCTTGGCAGCTGTGGTTgtagctcagctctgcctctcaGAGCAGCTGGAAGGATAAAACCAGTGTTAGCAGAGATGGACTCAAGATTCTCAACTCCATTGCTCCTCAGTCTGGCAGgcgttgctgctgctgtctgcacgCACACACATGCCTTTTGCCTCTCCTTCCATCAGAAAATCGAGGAACAGAAGAAGTGGCTGGATACAGAGATGGATAAAGTTCTCGAGCAGCGCCGGGCCCTGGATGAGCTGGAAGATGAGCTGCGGAAGCGGGAAGCTATCGTGGCCAAAAAGGAagccctgctgcaggagaagaACGGCCTGGAGAGCAAACGGCTGCGTTCCAGCCAGGTAGGACAAGAGCATGACACCTCAGCCCCTTGCTTGATTTCCAGCAGAGGTGGGAATGGAAAGGGACTGGGGGTCTGACTTGTCTTTGGAGCAGATCCCCTTGAGCATCTTCTGCTTCAGGCCCTGACAGATGACATAGTGCGTGTGTCCAGCCGCCTGGAGCACCTGGAGAAGGAACTGACTGAGAAGAACGGGCAGCTGcgtcacagcagtgcccacgACCAGCAGCAGATCCGCCAGGAGATCAACAGCCTGCGCCAGGAGAAGGACCAGCTGCTCAAACAGAGGTTGGAACTCGACAACAAGCTGCGTCAGggcaccctgctgtccccagaggTACCTTTTCTTGGGCTGGGCTCCTCTGTTTGCAAGAGCAGGAGGTAGTAAGAAAGaagtacctgaaaggaggttgtagggAGGTGGGTGTCTGTCTCTTCTCTCAGCAAGTGATAGGagagaggaaatagcctcaagatgcaccagggcaggtttagattggatgttaggaaaaatttcttcaccaaaagggttgtcaggcattgaaacaggctgcccagggaagtggtggaatcaccacCCCTGAAGTAATTTAAAAGCCGTGTAGTTGTGCTTAGGAacgtggtttagtggtggacttggcagtgctagctTAATGGTGGGACTttatcttaaaggtcttttccaacctaaatgattctaagTAAAAACCTGAGCATGGGGTTGTTAGCAGATATTCCCTAACATCCCCGAACTGTGCATACCCCAACTTCTTGCCAGCACTACTGAGGTGACAAGGGAGGTCAGGGCAAAGTGAGACAGAGCCAACCCTTTGCTCTCTAGtaactgcagctctgccctggcaggaAGAACGGATCTTGTTCCAGCTGGACGAGGCAATCGAGGCTCTGGATGCAGCCATTGAGTACAAGAATGAGTCCATCACATGCAGGCAACGAGTCCTGCGGGCCTCGGCCAGCCTGCTGTCCCAGTGCGAGATGAACCTCATGGCCAAGCTCAGCTACCTGTCCTCCTCTGAGACTCGAGCTCTGCTCTGCAAGTACTTTGACAAGGTAGGAGACAACTGCCCTCTGGGCTGGTGGGAGTTCTAGTATCTGACCAAATTCTCATTTTCCTCAGTTTCAAGCTTTCTGCCTGCCTCCTACTGTACTTTTACTCTGTAAAGTCAGGTCACAAAGCCACAGCACCATGATCCCCACCTGTCCCCAACATCTGGGAGAGAAGCCTAACTAGTGGTAGGATGCATGGATCCCTGCAGTGGCTCTGCCATGGCAGTGCAGCCACATGTTGCTCTTCCCTCTGCGAGGCACCTGTGGCATCCCAGAACTACAAACCTTTGTACGCTGTACCGAAAAATCAAACTTGATGAGGCTCAGTGGTGCAGGAAAGCTTCCAGGCTCTGAAGGAGCCGAGATGTTTCTTGCTCTTGGGCCCTGGCCAGGTGGTGACGCTGCGAGAGGatcagcacaggcagcacattGCCTTCTCGGAGCTGGagatgcagctggaggagcagcagcagctggtgtactggctggaggcagctgtGGAACGCCAGCGGCTGGAGATGGACCGGCAGCTCACCCTGCAGCAGAAGGAGCACGAGCAGAACATGCAGTTACTGCTCCAGCAGAGCCGCGGTAACCACCCAGCTCCGAAACGGGCAGCAGTGGCACAGCTTTTGTCCTTCACAGGGCTCACAGCTTGAAATgacctcatttttctttgtagagCACATGGATGAGGGGCTAGCCAGCAGCAAGCTACAGTACGAGGTGAGGATTCAGGTGCTGGAGAAGGAACTGAGCCGTTATATGTGGGCaaaccaggagctgaaccagAGGCTGAGTAACATGAACCTCCAGACCAAAGGTGAGAGGAAACCCGGGCTGGGGCTTTACTGATCCTACTGAGTTAAAAGGAGTTTAAATTCCTTTCCCTGGTGGCAAGAGCCTGGAGCAGAGTGAGGAGTGGTGTGGGACTTTGTTGGCCTTGAGCAAGTGCTCCACAGGCACTGATTTTGATGAGAAGAGATCCTGATgctcatagaatagtttggaagggaccttcaaagctcatccgGTCCAACCCCCTACAACGaacaggaacatcttcaaccagatcaggttgctcagagccccatccagcctggccttaaatgtttccagggatggggcatccaccacctgtctgggcaacctgtgccagtgttctaccactctcattgtaaaatattCTTCCTCATCTCACTGTACCCCAAATCTTTCCCAGCAGGCATGGAAAGAAGCATtcacggggctggggacagagctcCTCCTGTGCTCAGGACCTGCGAGGAGCCCAGTCTTGGGGAACAACCCGTGCCCCTGGAAGAAAGCCCTCGGGTGAGGGACGAGAGCAGGGACCTGGTGCACGCACCTTTACCATCGACGTGGCGGCGTTCGTCCCTGCCCAACGACAGCCCCGCAGACCTTCGGCAGAGGGACGCCGAGCACTTGCCGAGAGCGGGGCAGACCTTGGAGGTGCACCCACCGCGGAGCCTGGCTCCTGCCGCCAAGCCCCGGCGGGAGCTGCGCAGAGCCAGCCTGAGCGTCACcccagtgcttcaccacccgGCAACGATCGATGTGAGGAGAAACCCAGTCTAAATGCAGGCTTAGCACTTacctggcacagggcagggagTAGCAGATAGTCATGATGTGAGTTTAAGAGCCTTTGTGCCCCATAAGCCAGCCTGGCTACAAACCTGTTATATTTCAGAGgcctgaggaagaaaaagacatgAGTTTTCATCATAAGGGAAATAACCATCAGCCTACATTGCCCATGTTGCTGCCAGTCTAAAAAGTGCTGCCTGGACACCTTTGCTTCTGCACCCTCAGCAGCATCAACACTGGGAAGTGGGAGATACTTCCCACCCTGGCCTCTAAACACTAAAAACCTGTTTACAGTTCAGAAACCTCTGCTGCAGGTCTTGCTCAGCCCTAACAGCCCTGGAGGGAGATGCTCTGCAGTCCTGCAGAACTTGTACATAGGTTTTTGTAGTAACTTCGTGGGTTTTTTACTGTAACTTTTCTAATAAAGCAGAGTGATTTTTATGAAGCAGTCGCTTGTCAGAGGCTCTAGTCATTTACTCGTCATATGTAGAAAGGAGTTCTGTTTAAACCTCACTGCATGGGAGCTTGGCTACTGTCACAGTGTTGCCTTAATGTTTAAGTAACTGCTTTTTAAGTGCTCACAGAGCTGGTAGGCTTCCTACATTGAGTTGCTGCAGGAAAAGCACCTCCAGACAGCAGCAGAATTGTCTGTAGCATCCAGGATAAAAGCAACCCTGGTTCAGTGCCATTTTCTGTTCCAGCTTACAAGCTGCtttaagcagcattttcttATTGGGAAAACTTCCAGTCTGGATGTAAGGGAGGTTAAATAAAATCCTGCAACTTAACACTGACGCCATCCACCTCGGGAAGGGGGACATAAGTTTAATTCTGGCAGAGCTAAAAATGAaagcccagctccctgctttaagaacaaggggaaaaagcagCTTGGCTACCTGACCCCAAAAACAAGCCCCTGCTTCAGTCTGAAATCATGAGGAGCACAGCTACCACAAGTACCACTTGAGGAATAACATACACCAAGTTGAAAGCTGCCATCTGAAATAGGAACCACCTGATCTTCCTCTTACATACTTGATCTTGCCTGTAGGTGTGTGCCTTTGAGGTGGGACATTGCTGAGGGCTCTGGGTGTGGCTGAGCTGCACAAGATTTAAGTTCAGagcctttattttctgctgctaaaAGAGTTCTTCAGCAGAGACAAGAATAATCCATGCTACTTGGAAAGTAAGTAGTAGCGTTGGAGCTCCACGCTTGTGTATCAATCCACATCTGTGAAGTGGGTGTCACCTCTCCCACAAGCAAAACAATCACAGAAggtttggggttggaagggaccttaaagatcatctagttccaacccccctgccatgggcagggacaccttccactagaccagattgctcaaagctccatccaacctggccttaaacactcccagggatggggcatccactgtttctccgggcagcctgttccagtgtctcaccac is a window encoding:
- the KIF7 gene encoding kinesin-like protein KIF7 isoform X3, which produces MAAEGAAVRVAVRVRPLLPREALRGHRPCLRGDAATGEVALGRRRFRFAAVLPEAAGQAAVYRACVQPLLRAFFRGINATVFAYGQTGSGKTYTIGEASVASINEDEQGIIPRAMAETFRLIDENDLIDYMVRVSYLEVYKEEFRDLLQVDTASKDIQIREDDKGNVVLCGVKEAEVEGLDEVLSLLEMGNTAKHTGATHVNRQSSRSHTIFTVTMEQRRGAGRLLLHYPPASVPASGQVLVSKFHFVDLAGSERIVKTGNTGERLKESIQINSGLLALGNVISALGDPRRKSSHIPYRDSKITRILKDSLGGNAQTVMIACVSPSSADFDESLNTLNYASRAQNIQNKAVVNCRKETEHIEDLHRQIKNLQKALEQRHRSETRIINRAATAKRCAPDPTARLLAECAHYRTCTDTAYRLLMELQEDSNLTVEQILRVKEWLCAVESERSELTSAGLDSGIESTSAEDQSPEAQGSKLAKAQVNSEKGCESIKDEQVAKLQRQVERLEEENRDFLAALEDAMEQYKLQSDKLQEQQDQISELHVRLEMAMPNLCVPELLENLHLVTAGQRPHTAPLDAAPSHSLSGAPSGLLPTEQGGKALCKKQLDSNPSFQEEDPASWHPKHTQCPTGNPEIKDAVLRRELSQDPEKPAELSSGEEEEWEQKRSLSQRRNGIRSWSKKEICKLSEEPSGGNAHSVQEEQLDLSKEVCRRRERLPGKDSEWRLVQAQQKIRELAINIRMKEELITELIKTGKDAQALNRQYCQKISDLEQEAEQVRAELSDSQKQLQELENKEPWDPGEKRKLQEYRTRVAAAQNKAQVLCKKKQATERLVSLSAQSEKRVQELERNIQLMRRQQGQLQRRLREESEQKRRLETEVNKRQHQVKELELKHEQHQKILRIKTEEIAAFQRKRRSGSNGSVISLEQQQKIEEQKKWLDTEMDKVLEQRRALDELEDELRKREAIVAKKEALLQEKNGLESKRLRSSQALTDDIVRVSSRLEHLEKELTEKNGQLRHSSAHDQQQIRQEINSLRQEKDQLLKQRLELDNKLRQGTLLSPEEERILFQLDEAIEALDAAIEYKNESITCRQRVLRASASLLSQCEMNLMAKLSYLSSSETRALLCKYFDKVVTLREDQHRQHIAFSELEMQLEEQQQLVYWLEAAVERQRLEMDRQLTLQQKEHEQNMQLLLQQSREHMDEGLASSKLQYEVRIQVLEKELSRYMWANQELNQRLSNMNLQTKGMERSIHGAGDRAPPVLRTCEEPSLGEQPVPLEESPRVRDESRDLVHAPLPSTWRRSSLPNDSPADLRQRDAEHLPRAGQTLEVHPPRSLAPAAKPRRELRRASLSVTPVLHHPATIDVRRNPV
- the KIF7 gene encoding kinesin-like protein KIF7 isoform X1, with the translated sequence MAAEGAAVRVAVRVRPLLPREALRGHRPCLRGDAATGEVALGRRRFRFAAVLPEAAGQAAVYRACVQPLLRAFFRGINATVFAYGQTGSGKTYTIGEASVASINEDEQGIIPRAMAETFRLIDENDLIDYMVRVSYLEVYKEEFRDLLQVDTASKDIQIREDDKGNVVLCGVKEAEVEGLDEVLSLLEMGNTAKHTGATHVNRQSSRSHTIFTVTMEQRRGAGRLLLHYPPASVPASGQVLVSKFHFVDLAGSERIVKTGNTGERLKESIQINSGLLALGNVISALGDPRRKSSHIPYRDSKITRILKDSLGGNAQTVMIACVSPSSADFDESLNTLNYASRAQNIQNKAVVNCRKETEHIEDLHRQIKNLQKALEQRHRSETRIINRAATAKRCAPDPTARLLAECAHYRTCTDTAYRLLMELQEDSNLTVEQILRVKEWLCAVESERSELTSAGLDSGIESTSAEDQSPEAQGSKLAKAQVNSEKGCESIKDEQVAKLQRQVERLEEENRDFLAALEDAMEQYKLQSDKLQEQQDQISELHVRLEMAMPNLCVPELLENLHLVTAGQRPHTAPLDAAPSHSLSGAPSGLLPTEQGGKALCKKQLDSNPSFQEEDPASWHPKHTQCPTGNPEIKDAVLRRELSQDPEKPAELSSGEEEEWEQKRSLSQRRNGIRSWSKKEICKLSEEPSGGNAHSVQEEQLDLSKEVCRRRERLPGKDSEWRLVQAQQKIRELAINIRMKEELITELIKTGKDAQALNRQYCQKISDLEQEAEQVRAELSDSQKQLQELENKEPWDPGEKRKLQEYRTRVAAAQNKAQVLCKKKQATERLVSLSAQSEKRVQELERNIQLMRRQQGQLQRRLREESEQKRRLETEVNKRQHQVKELELKHEQHQKILRIKTEEIAAFQRKRRSGSNGSVISLEQQQKIEEQKKWLDTEMDKVLEQRRALDELEDELRKREAIVAKKEALLQEKNGLESKRLRSSQALTDDIVRVSSRLEHLEKELTEKNGQLRHSSAHDQQQIRQEINSLRQEKDQLLKQRLELDNKLRQGTLLSPEEERILFQLDEAIEALDAAIEYKNESITCRQRVLRASASLLSQCEMNLMAKLSYLSSSETRALLCKYFDKVVTLREDQHRQHIAFSELEMQLEEQQQLVYWLEAAVERQRLEMDRQLTLQQKEHEQNMQLLLQQSREHMDEGLASSKLQYEVRIQVLEKELSRYMWANQELNQRLSNMNLQTKAGMERSIHGAGDRAPPVLRTCEEPSLGEQPVPLEESPRVRDESRDLVHAPLPSTWRRSSLPNDSPADLRQRDAEHLPRAGQTLEVHPPRSLAPAAKPRRELRRASLSVTPVLHHPATIDVRRNPV